Part of the Arthrobacter gengyunqii genome is shown below.
CAAAAGCGGCACCAATATTTATCCGCTGGTCAATGACCTGGCGACGCTGATCTGGCTGGCGCAGAGCGCAGCCCTGGAAATCCATGTGCCGCAGTGGCGCTTCGGTCCGCGCGGCAAGATCAACAACCCGGACCGCCTGGTGCTGGACCTTGATCCGGGGGAGGGTGCGGACCTGGCGCAGTGCGCCGAGGTGGCCCGCCTGGCCCGGGACATCCTCGCGGACATGGGCCTGGACGCCCGCCCGGTCACCAGTGGTTCCAAGGGCATCCACCTGTATGCCGCGCTGGACGGCAAGCAGACCTCGGACGAGGTCAGCGCCGTCGCCCATGAACTGGCGCGGGCGCTGGAAGCGGACCATCCGGACCTGATCGTGTCCGACATGAAAAAGTCGCTGCGCACCGGCAAGGTGCTGCTGGACTGGAGCCAGAACAACGGCAACAAAACCACCATCTGCCCCTACTCGCTGCGCGGCAGGTTCACGCCCACGGTGGCGGCGCCGCGCACCTGGGAGGAGCTGGAGGATCCGGACCTGGCCCAGCTGGACTATGAGCAGGTGATGCAGCGGCTGGATGACGACGGCGATCTGCTGGCAGGCATGGCCACCGGTGCCGGGGAACTGGACGCCGAGGCGCTGGAGGAGGCCGTGGCGGAAGGGGCCGACGGCGGCGGGGCGGGGGACCGGCTCAGCAAATACCGCAGCATGCGTGACGCCGCGAAAACTCCGGAACCGGTCCCGGCGGAACCTGCCGAGCCGTCGGAGGGCAACAGCTTTGTCATCCAGGAACACCACGCCCGCCGCCTGCACTGGGATTTTCGGCTGGAGCACGACGGTGTCCTGGTCTCCTGGGCGCTGCCCAAGGGTCCGCCCGACTCGCCGGACCAGAACCATCTGGCGGTGCAGACCGAGGACCATCCGCTGGACTACGGGAGCTTTGCGGGCACCATTCCCAAGGGGGAATACGGGGCAGGCGAGGTGCGCATCTGGGACCACGGAACCTACGAGCCGGAGAAATGGCGCGACGGCAAGGAAGTCATTGCCGTGCTGCACGGCCAGCCCGACGGCGGCCTGGCGTCCGAGGGAAGCGCGGACCGCCGCTTCGCCCTGATCCACACCGGAGGCAAGGGCGGCAAGGGCGGAGACAACAACTGGCTGATCCATTTGATGAAGCACCAGCCCGCGCCCGCGGACAACGTCGACAAGACGGACACGGCAGCGGCAGCGTCGCCTACTGCCACTGTGGCAGCCGCCGCGGCAGCACCTGCCCCGGCCGCCAAGGCGTTGCCGGACACCGCCGGGGTGTCCAAGGCCGTCGCGGCCGATGCCGGGGAACACGGCATGCCCGCCGTGGAACCGATGCTCGCCACGCTCGGCACCCGGGCGGACGTGAACGACGCTGATGGAAACGAACATGACGAATGGGCCTTCGAAATGAAGTGGGACGGCGTCCGCGCCGTGGTGGACGTGACGCCGGAGGGAACCCGGCTCATCAGCCGCAACGGCAACGACATGACCGCCGCCTATCCCGAACTGCAGGAACTGAGCCGGCATCTGAACGGGGAACGCGCGGTCCTGGACGGGGAAATCGTCGCGATCAACAAGGCGGGCCGGCCGGACTTCGGGCTGCTCCAGCCGCGCATGCACCTCACCAAGAGGCGCGAAATCGAGGCCGCCGCAGCCCGCACTCCCGTGCACCTGATGCTCTTTGACCTGCTCTGGCTGGACGGAAACTCACTGCTGGACCTGCCCTACACGCAGCGCCGTGAGATCTTGGAATCTGCTGTGGACCCGGCGGGGGAGGACGGCCACGTTCAGGTGCCGCCGGCGCTGGACATGTCCATGGACGAGGCAGTGGAGGCCAGCAAGGAGCTCGGTCTGGAAGGGGTCATTGCCAAACGCCGGACCAGCACCTACGCCCCCGGACGGCGTTCCAAGAACTGGATCAAGCTCAAGAACTCCTTCACCCAGGAAGTGGTGATTGTCGGCTGGCGCCCGGGCAAGGGCAACCGGGCCTCCAAAATCGGCTCCCTGCTGGTGGCCGTTCCGGACGGTCACGAACTGACTTACATTGGCCGGGTGGGCTCCGGACTGAGCGAAAAAGATCTGGCCCTGGTGGGCGGAAGACTCAAGAAGCTGGCCCGCAAAACGCCTCCGCTGGACGGTGTTCCCAGTGCCGACGCTTCCGACGCACAGTGGGTGCGTCCCGTCCTGGTGGGAGAAGTGACCTACTCTGAACGAACATCCACCGGCAAGCTGCGCCATCCCGCCTGGCGCGGCCTGCGCCCGGACAAGAAACCCTCCGACGTCGTCGTCGAAACCCCTGAGTCCTGACGCCCCTGACCACCGCACACCCCCATACCCACCCGACCAGACCGCACGCACTCCAACCGTCCCCAAGCACGGAGGAACCGCATGACCTCTGCACAAACTGCACCGGACCAGCCGCTCAGCGACACCCTGAAGGATGTGGACACCTGGTGGCGCGCCGCCAATTACCTCTCCGCCGGGCAGATCTACCTCCGGGACAATCCGCTGTTGCGCCGCCCGCTGGAGAAGGAGGACGTCAAGGCCCGGCTGCTCGGCCACTGGGGCACCACGCCCGGACTGAACTTCATTTACGCGCACCTGAACCGGCTGATCCGCGAACAGGACCGCAAAGTCCTGTTCATCACCGGCCCCGGCCACGGCGGGCCGGCCAACGTTGCCAATGCCTGGCTGGAGGGAACCTACTCCGAGGTCTACAGCCACGTGGGCCAGGACGAGGACGGGCTGCGCACGCTCTTCAAGCAGTTCTCCTACCCCGGCGGCATTCCCAGCCACGCCGCCCCGGAAACCCCCGGTTCCATCCACGAGGGCGGGGAGCTGGGCTATTCGCTGGCGCACGCCTACGGTGCCGTCTTCGACAACCCGGACCTGATTGCCGCCACGGTGATCGGCGACGGCGAGGCCGAAACCGGGCCGCTGGCGGCCAGCTGGCATTCCAACAGCTTCCTGGATCCGGCCGTGGACGGCGCCGTGCTGCCGATCCTGCACCTGAACGGCTACAAGATCGCCAACCCGACCATCCTCTCGCGCATGCCCGAGGAGCAGCTGGTGAAGCTGATGGAGGGATACGGCTACCACCCGTACCTCGTCACGGTGACCGATCCGGCGTCGACGGCGCAGGCACACGCCGATTTCGCCGCTGCACTGGAAGCGTGCCTGGCGGAAATTGACGAGATTCAGGCTCCGTACCGCAACGGTGAGCGGGTGGCTGTGCCGGCCGACGCCCCGGATGCTGCGGCCACCCTCGAAGCGCGGAACGAACACGCCCCGCGCTGGCCCATGATCGTGCTCCGCTCGCCCAAGGGCTGGACCGGCCCCGCGGTGGTGGACGGCCAGCAGATGGAGGGCACCTGGCGCGCGCACCAGGTGCCGCTGTCCGGAATCCATGAAAACCCCGAGCACCTGGCGCAGCTGGAGGAGTGGCTGCAGTCTTACCGGCCCCAGGAGCTGTTCGACGACGACGGCCGGCTGCTGCCCGACATCGCTGCCCTCGCGCCGGAGGGGGACCTGCGGATGAGCGCCACCCCGTATGCCAACGGCGGCCGGCTGCTGCAGGACCTGAAAATGCCGGCCTACGCGGATCACGCCGTGGAGGTGGACGCACCGGGCACCAAGCGGGTTTCGCCCATGATCACCGCGGGCGAATATCTGCGCGACGTGATCTCGCTGAATCCGTCCAACTTCCGTGTTTTCGGCCCGGATGAGACCGCGTCCAACCGGCTGCAGGCCGTTTACGAGGTCACCGACAAGGCCTGGCAGCAGCGCATCGACGAGATAGACGAGCATCTGGCCCGCAGCGGGCGGGTGGCCGAAGTCCTCTCCGAGCACCTGTGTGAGGGCTGGCTGGAGGGTTACCTGCTGACCGGGCGGCACGGCGTCTTCAACTGCTACGAGGCGTTTGTCCACATTGTGGATTCCATGTTCAACCAGCATGCCAAATGGCTCAAGGTGAGCCGGAGCCTGTCCTGGCGCCAGCCCGTCGCCTCGCTGAACTACCTGCTCTCCAGCCACGTCTGGCAGCAGGACCACAACGGTTTCTCGCATCAGGACCCCGGTTTCATTGACCACGTGGTGAACAAGAAGGCCGAAGTCATCCGGGTGTACCTGCCGCCGGACGTGAACACCATGCTGGCTGTCACCGAACACATCCTGGGCACCCGGGACCGGGTGAACGTGGTGGTTTCCGGCAAGCAGCCCACCCCGGCCTGGCTGAATCCGCAGGACGCCCAGCTGCATGTGGAGCGCGGTGTCGGCATCTGGGACTTCGCCGGCAGCGAAACCGCCGGGCCCGGCACAAAGTCCGATCCCGACGTCGTGCTGGCCTGTGCCGGAGACGTGCCGACGCTGGAAACCGTGGCGGCGGCGGGCCTGCTGAAACAGCAGCTTCCGGACCTCAAAATCCGGGTGGTCAACGTGGTGGACCTGATGCGGCTGCAGGACCCCGGAGAGCACCCGCACGGGCTCTCTGACAGGGATTTCGACACCCTGTTCACCAAGGACCGGCCCATTATTTTTGCCTATCACGGCTATCCCTGGCTGATTCACCGGCTCACGTACCGTCGGACCAACCACGGCAATCTGCACGTGCGCGGCTACAAGGAAGAGGGCACCACCACCACGCCCTTCGACATGGCCATGCTCAACCAGATCGACCGTTTCCAGTTGGCCATCGACGTGCTGGACCGGGTAGCGTCGCTGGGATCAACGCAGGCCGGTTTCCGGCAGTGGCTCCAGGATGAACGGGCCCGCTGCCGGCAATACACCCGGGACGAAGGGCAGGATCCGCCGTACATTACCGGCTGGGAACTGCAGGAAGCCTCGGAACAAACCGCGGACTGAGCCTGCGGGTACGTACGATCCATCTATTGAAGGAGAGTTCATTGACCACTGATCAGAGCAGTGTTGTTGTCTCACGAATCATCGACGCTTCAGCAGCAGACATTTTCAACCTCCTGTCCAACCCCGAGCGCCATCACGAGCTGGACGGCTCCGGCATGGTCGTTTCGGACGAGAAGACCGACCGCATCACCGCTTCCGGGCAGGTCTTCACCATGAACATGCACAACGAGAAAATGGGCGACTACCAGACGGAAAACACCGTCACCGGGTACGACCACAACAAGCTCCTGGCCTGGCAGACGGCTCCGGCCGGCACCGAGCCCAAGGGCTGGCAGTGGGTCTGGGAGCTCGAACCCATGGGTCCGGACTCCACTGAAGTCACCCTCACCTATGACTGGTCCAACGTCACCGACAAGGAGACCCTGAAGAAGGTGTCCTTCCCGATGGTGTCCAAGGAAGACCTCGAGGAGTCGCTGAACAAGCTGGCTGCCGGAGTTTCCGGAGCCTAACGCGTTTACCCGCATAACGACGGCGGCCGGTTCCCTTCACGGAGAAGGGAACCGGCCGCCGTCGTTATGCCGTGATGGGAGCTGCGGGTGCTTAGACCGCGGACCAGCCGCCGTCGGAGGGCAGGATGGCGCCGTTGATGTTCACGCCGTCGTCGCTGAGCAGGAACGTGATGGACGCTGCCAGCTCCTCGGCGGAAGCCAGGCCCGGAATGTTGATGCGGGCGGGGCCGAGGCGGGCTTCGCCGTATTCGCTGGTCTTGCCGCCCATCGGAATGCCGGTGGCCACGCCGCCCGGAGCCACGGCGTTGACGCGGATGCCTTCCTTGGCGTACATGAACGCGGTGCTGCGGGTAATGCCCACAACCGCGTGCTTGGAGGCCGTGTAGGCCACGCCGGATGCCGAGCCGCGCAGGCCGGCCTCGGAGGTGATGTTCACGATCGAGCCCTTGTGCGCTTCGAGCATGGTCGGCAGCACGGCGCGGGTCAGGCGCATCAGGCCCTCCACGTTCACGGCGAAGATCTTCTGCCACATGGCATCGGAGACCTCGTGCAGCGGGGAGAAGTCGTCATTGATGCCTGCCACGTTGGCCAGGCCGTCAATCTTGGCGCCGGACGCTTCCATGATGCGGTCAATGGCGGCGGCGTCGGTGAGGTCTCCCGCAACCGGAACAATGGCGTCGCCAAGCTCGGCGGCGAGCTCCTTGATGCGGTCCTCGGCAATGTCGACGGCGATGACGCGGCCGCCTTCACGGACAATCCGTCCCGCGGTGGCGCGGCCAATGCCGGAACCGGCGCCGGTGACGATGACGGTGCGGCCTTCGAAACGTCCCTCGACGGTCGGCAGGACGGTCTCGGCGGTTTCGGGCATGACGCCGCCGTTGGCCTGCTTCACGAGTTCATCTACGGCTGCCTGCGGGAACTTGCCCCCGCTCAGGTCGACAAGCTGCTGCAGCTTCAGGGTCAGTGCCGGGCCCAGCGTTGACTCGTCGCTGCCGGAGGCGGCGAGCATGCCGCGGATGGCGGGTCCGCCTGCCGGGTGGTCGAGCCACTGCTGGACGGTGTTCTGGGCGGTGATGGGCTGGTTGGCCATGGACCGGTCCTTTCGTTGCGGGGGCGACCGAAGTGCGGCCGCGGTTGCCAGGCAATCCACGAGGGGTTTCCCCGTACTGCTTACACGTGTAAGTTGCCTGTAAAGTCAGAGTACCGGAGAAAGCCGGCGGATATAAGGCAGTAATTTCGGCGGAAAGGAGGGGCCCGTGGAACGCAGGGCTACCTCCAGTGATGTGGCACGTGAGGCAGGCGTCTCGCGGGCTACGGTCAGCTATGTCCTTAACGGCCGAAGCGGGCAAAGCATCTCCGTCGCAACCCGGAACAAAGTGCTGGCTGCCGCCCGGAATCTGGGGTACATCCCGTCCGCAGCCGCCCGCACGCTGCGCAGCGGCCGCAGCACGCTGGTATTGATGCTGCTGCCGCCCGAACCGCTTGGCCGGGCCCAGGCCATGGTGATCGACGCGGCCTCGGAGTACCTGGAGCAGCACGGGTTGCGGCTGGTGGCCCACCGGTTGCCTCGGAGCGGAGGTGCGGTGTCCCTGGTGCATTCCTTGGTTCCTGCGGCACTGATCCTCATCACTCCGCTGGAGGACGCGGAGCTGGCTGCCCTGCAGGCCACCGGGATCAGGATGGCCTCGCTGCACTCGACACTGCATGATCCGCTCGGGCCGGACCTGGGCATCGGCGCACTGCAGGTCCGGTACCTGGCCGACGCCGGGCACCGCCGGATCGGCGTGGCCGTGCCGGAGGGTGCCGGCTACGGCTGGCGTGTACAGGTGCGCCTGGCCGCCATCGAGCACGCCTGTGATGTCCTTGGCCTGCCGCGTCCCGCCGTCGCGCATCTGCGGCTGGACGCCGCCGATGCCGCAGCCGCCGTCGCCCGCTGGCTTGAAGGCCCGGAGGCGGTAAGCGCAGTGTGCGCCTTCGACGACGACCACGCCTTCGCCCTGCTGTCCGGTTTGGCGGTCCACGGACTGACGGCGCCGAAGGACCTGGCGGTGATCGGTGCCGAGGACATTCCGCTGGCGTCCCTCGCCGTGCCGCCGCTGAGCACCGTCCGGCTCGACGCCGCACGGCTGGGAGAGCGGTTTGCACAGATGGCGCTGGGCGAAACGGCCGCTGAAGGACTGCCGCCCGTCAGCCTGGTTCAGCGGGACTCCGCCTAGCTGCGGTCCGGGCCTACGCGTGCCGCCAGACGGACCTAACCGTGCGGCCAGGCGGCGACCGCCTGGTCAATCGCCCGCCGTGCCGCCGCCGGAACGCGTTCCAGCAGCTCCACCACCGGTTCCGATTTGGCGCGGGAGGTGGTGCGCGGCAGCCGCCAGGTGCCGACGGTGACCCCGTCCACCACCACAACCGGGCGGAAAACCCCGTTCCGGCCCGGAACTATGGCATCCAACATCGCAGGGCCGGCCGTCAGGGAACGGTCCGCGTAACCAAGGATCCACTCATCAAACCCGGGCAGCAGCACCGCTCCCGTTGGCTCCGCCGGCGGCGGAGCACCGATGATCCAGGCGGGCACGCCGTCCACCTCCACCGTGGTGAGGTCCTCCACGGTGGCGGCCGCACGGCGCAGTACTGTCCGTGGCAGCTTGGTCCACCAAGCGAGGTCCGCCTCGGTCACCGGTCCGCGGGCGAGGACAAACCCGCGCACTATCTGCGCCAGCGCAGCCTCCGGATCCGCGGGCACCAGGCCCGGGGAAAGGGTGAGGAGCTGTTCCGGGCGGTCCGGATGGAACGCGCCCCAGTGCACATGGCCGGCGACGGCGAGATGCAGGAGCAGGCGATAACCGGGTCCGCCCGCCGTTCCGATGCCCGCGGCGTCCCACAGGGAGAGGGCTTCGGCCCGGGACAGAGGACGTTTTTCCAGTGCCTCCAGCAGCACATCCCGGGCGTGGGCAACCGTGCGGTCATCCAGCCCCAGCTCCTCCCGGTTCCGCGCTGTTGCCCGGTGAACGCGCTCG
Proteins encoded:
- a CDS encoding ATP-dependent DNA ligase gives rise to the protein MASSGAGLRQQETVNVDGHRLRLTNLDKVLYPETGTTKADVLSYYAAVAEALLPHSRDRPATRKRWVHGVGVPGDPGQVFFQKNIETSAPTWVKRFPIEHKSGTNIYPLVNDLATLIWLAQSAALEIHVPQWRFGPRGKINNPDRLVLDLDPGEGADLAQCAEVARLARDILADMGLDARPVTSGSKGIHLYAALDGKQTSDEVSAVAHELARALEADHPDLIVSDMKKSLRTGKVLLDWSQNNGNKTTICPYSLRGRFTPTVAAPRTWEELEDPDLAQLDYEQVMQRLDDDGDLLAGMATGAGELDAEALEEAVAEGADGGGAGDRLSKYRSMRDAAKTPEPVPAEPAEPSEGNSFVIQEHHARRLHWDFRLEHDGVLVSWALPKGPPDSPDQNHLAVQTEDHPLDYGSFAGTIPKGEYGAGEVRIWDHGTYEPEKWRDGKEVIAVLHGQPDGGLASEGSADRRFALIHTGGKGGKGGDNNWLIHLMKHQPAPADNVDKTDTAAAASPTATVAAAAAAPAPAAKALPDTAGVSKAVAADAGEHGMPAVEPMLATLGTRADVNDADGNEHDEWAFEMKWDGVRAVVDVTPEGTRLISRNGNDMTAAYPELQELSRHLNGERAVLDGEIVAINKAGRPDFGLLQPRMHLTKRREIEAAAARTPVHLMLFDLLWLDGNSLLDLPYTQRREILESAVDPAGEDGHVQVPPALDMSMDEAVEASKELGLEGVIAKRRTSTYAPGRRSKNWIKLKNSFTQEVVIVGWRPGKGNRASKIGSLLVAVPDGHELTYIGRVGSGLSEKDLALVGGRLKKLARKTPPLDGVPSADASDAQWVRPVLVGEVTYSERTSTGKLRHPAWRGLRPDKKPSDVVVETPES
- a CDS encoding phosphoketolase family protein produces the protein MTSAQTAPDQPLSDTLKDVDTWWRAANYLSAGQIYLRDNPLLRRPLEKEDVKARLLGHWGTTPGLNFIYAHLNRLIREQDRKVLFITGPGHGGPANVANAWLEGTYSEVYSHVGQDEDGLRTLFKQFSYPGGIPSHAAPETPGSIHEGGELGYSLAHAYGAVFDNPDLIAATVIGDGEAETGPLAASWHSNSFLDPAVDGAVLPILHLNGYKIANPTILSRMPEEQLVKLMEGYGYHPYLVTVTDPASTAQAHADFAAALEACLAEIDEIQAPYRNGERVAVPADAPDAAATLEARNEHAPRWPMIVLRSPKGWTGPAVVDGQQMEGTWRAHQVPLSGIHENPEHLAQLEEWLQSYRPQELFDDDGRLLPDIAALAPEGDLRMSATPYANGGRLLQDLKMPAYADHAVEVDAPGTKRVSPMITAGEYLRDVISLNPSNFRVFGPDETASNRLQAVYEVTDKAWQQRIDEIDEHLARSGRVAEVLSEHLCEGWLEGYLLTGRHGVFNCYEAFVHIVDSMFNQHAKWLKVSRSLSWRQPVASLNYLLSSHVWQQDHNGFSHQDPGFIDHVVNKKAEVIRVYLPPDVNTMLAVTEHILGTRDRVNVVVSGKQPTPAWLNPQDAQLHVERGVGIWDFAGSETAGPGTKSDPDVVLACAGDVPTLETVAAAGLLKQQLPDLKIRVVNVVDLMRLQDPGEHPHGLSDRDFDTLFTKDRPIIFAYHGYPWLIHRLTYRRTNHGNLHVRGYKEEGTTTTPFDMAMLNQIDRFQLAIDVLDRVASLGSTQAGFRQWLQDERARCRQYTRDEGQDPPYITGWELQEASEQTAD
- a CDS encoding SRPBCC family protein — protein: MTTDQSSVVVSRIIDASAADIFNLLSNPERHHELDGSGMVVSDEKTDRITASGQVFTMNMHNEKMGDYQTENTVTGYDHNKLLAWQTAPAGTEPKGWQWVWELEPMGPDSTEVTLTYDWSNVTDKETLKKVSFPMVSKEDLEESLNKLAAGVSGA
- a CDS encoding SDR family NAD(P)-dependent oxidoreductase, whose product is MANQPITAQNTVQQWLDHPAGGPAIRGMLAASGSDESTLGPALTLKLQQLVDLSGGKFPQAAVDELVKQANGGVMPETAETVLPTVEGRFEGRTVIVTGAGSGIGRATAGRIVREGGRVIAVDIAEDRIKELAAELGDAIVPVAGDLTDAAAIDRIMEASGAKIDGLANVAGINDDFSPLHEVSDAMWQKIFAVNVEGLMRLTRAVLPTMLEAHKGSIVNITSEAGLRGSASGVAYTASKHAVVGITRSTAFMYAKEGIRVNAVAPGGVATGIPMGGKTSEYGEARLGPARINIPGLASAEELAASITFLLSDDGVNINGAILPSDGGWSAV
- a CDS encoding LacI family DNA-binding transcriptional regulator, producing the protein MERRATSSDVAREAGVSRATVSYVLNGRSGQSISVATRNKVLAAARNLGYIPSAAARTLRSGRSTLVLMLLPPEPLGRAQAMVIDAASEYLEQHGLRLVAHRLPRSGGAVSLVHSLVPAALILITPLEDAELAALQATGIRMASLHSTLHDPLGPDLGIGALQVRYLADAGHRRIGVAVPEGAGYGWRVQVRLAAIEHACDVLGLPRPAVAHLRLDAADAAAAVARWLEGPEAVSAVCAFDDDHAFALLSGLAVHGLTAPKDLAVIGAEDIPLASLAVPPLSTVRLDAARLGERFAQMALGETAAEGLPPVSLVQRDSA
- a CDS encoding DNA glycosylase AlkZ-like family protein — protein: MVIQLSGEDARRIRWRSQLLGGSDLLPADVVNRAVALQGQDLPAVLRAVALRSRPGTTVPDVRAAFDGGVLVRSWPMRGTLFVTTPEHLAALLFFTAERVHRATARNREELGLDDRTVAHARDVLLEALEKRPLSRAEALSLWDAAGIGTAGGPGYRLLLHLAVAGHVHWGAFHPDRPEQLLTLSPGLVPADPEAALAQIVRGFVLARGPVTEADLAWWTKLPRTVLRRAAATVEDLTTVEVDGVPAWIIGAPPPAEPTGAVLLPGFDEWILGYADRSLTAGPAMLDAIVPGRNGVFRPVVVVDGVTVGTWRLPRTTSRAKSEPVVELLERVPAAARRAIDQAVAAWPHG